CCGCCCCGCACAGTGCCGAACCAATCACAAAGATGGTCAAACCGGCCACGTAGATCACCTTGCGCCCCATCAGATCGGCCAACTTCCCGGTAATGGGAACCACGGTGGTGGCTGTCAGCATATAGGCGGTGGTGACCCAGGTCAACAACGAAAGTCCGCCCAGTTCACCCACGATTCGCGGCATGGCCGTACCCACGATCGTTTGATCCAATGCGCCGAATAACATGGCGATGATCAAACCGGCAATCAATACCCCACGACGATTCGCAGATGAAGAAGTATCCCATTCCACTTGATCATGTGCGGTTTCCATCCGTATTCCCCCTTTTCTCTTCCTCATTTATGGTTGACAGGAACTCCTGCACATCCAGATCGGCGGCAACACGGGCCAGCTTTTCAAATACCTGAATGAAAGTGGTGACCTCTTCTTCATCCAATTGTTGTAAGCAGTAGCCGACCACGCGTTTGCGCAGGTTCCAGATTTTTTGCAACACGTCCGCACCGGTTTTCGTTAATTGGACGATGACCACGCGGCGATCCTGTTGATCACGGAACCGCTCAATATAACGGCGGTTTTCCAAGCGATCCAGCATGACGGTAATGGCGCTGGGTTTGACCTCCATTTTTTCCGCCAACTGCGATACTGTACAACGTTCTTCTTTT
Above is a genomic segment from Polycladomyces zharkentensis containing:
- a CDS encoding MarR family winged helix-turn-helix transcriptional regulator, giving the protein MRETDNRVDRFDAALRSVAQHLGANIVLQAPFDLTPGQVFLLHLIKKEERCTVSQLAEKMEVKPSAITVMLDRLENRRYIERFRDQQDRRVVIVQLTKTGADVLQKIWNLRKRVVGYCLQQLDEEEVTTFIQVFEKLARVAADLDVQEFLSTINEEEKRGNTDGNRT